TCTTTACTCCACAACTTGTTTACTACCACCTAAATTCCGTCCATGGACAGTTTTGTCTGCGTTAACACTATTCTGTTGGATCCTTCCTTATTCTCCCTCTACTCTGAGAGCGTGGATCGGAACTACCCTTGCCATCTGCTCACTACTTGCAAGAGGCCACTGCTCCTCATTTAACCGATTAGGAGTTAGCCTCATTATATGTGCTACCTTATTCCCAAATAATTCAATGAGCTTTATTTTAACATTTCTATCCACAGCAAGCATCATGCTATTCTCTCCAAAGATTGCATTTTCTCTAAAAAATATTCTCCACAAGTTGCTAATTAAAACACATGAATCAACAACAAACTATTCATTGTTAATTAGAACTCTTAACTACCTTGTCAATTCTTTTTCTCTCACCATAGCATCTCAAATACTTCTTCTCCCTATTATGGCAAATTACTTTGGAAAAATAACTCTCAGTGGAATACTCTACAGCTTTTTTATTTCTCCTTTGATTTATCCCCTTTTTTGTCTTTCTCTTCTTGCTTTATGCACAAACATACCCCTCATCTGTAGATTAACAGACGGTTTTGCTACGTGTGTGCTAGACCAAATTATTCTCAAAGACTTTTTTGTCTTTAAGGAGTTCTCTCTTCCCCATTTATCGACTCTTGTAATACTTTGTTACATTCTAGTGGTCTTTGCACTAGGTATTTTTTTGCGGACACGCTCTTGGAAAGACTAACCAGTAATTGTTATTAGCCCCATGATATCACGTACTTCACATCAAAATAACGCAAGCCCCATCATGACTTATTCAAGGACACCTATTCACAAGGTTGTTCTTGTTGTCTTGGGCATTCTAGTTGCAGCTCTTCCTCTAACAACAGCATTTTCCTTTCCGTTGCCAATTGTATTAGCTTTTATTATTCCTCCTGCGTTAGTTTCTATCCTTCTTGCAGCACTACTTTGCTATAAAAAAAACATCTCTGCAAAAGATGTTCCTTATTCTGTAGAAAATACTTACAAACTATTAAAAGAATATACAGTAGAGTCTTGGGAACCCAAATATAGCTCCCTAGGGGGGGCTAATCAAATTTCTCTTTCCCATAAAACAACAAATATTCGATTGTGCCTACACCAAGGACATCCTTTTGATTGTAAGCAAACACAATCCCTATCAGCTTTCTTATTTTCTATAATTCCCTCCATGGAAAAGGAAGGAAACTGTTCCAGAACTCACTCGTGTTTATCAGCTATTTCTAATCCTTTATGGGAAAAAATAAGAAAATCTCCGAAGGATCGCATGCTGCCCGGAGAATATCGTATCATTCTCTGGGAGCCCTCCCAAGGACTTCCCCCCAGATCCAGCCATCTTATTTGGACCGTTGAAACAACCTTAGAGGATTTAGGCGGCTTTTCAAAAGACACCAATGAAATCTCCTTCCTGAACCTCTTCTCTACTTTCAGAAAAAGTTATTTAGAACTGTTTCTGTTATGCTTTGAACACAAAATTTACGAAATTCACCTACCTCTGTTAGGAGATAATATACCCAAACCCGTTATCATTGATGATAAAAATTGGGAACTTATGAAAGTCTTTCCTCTCCTTGCAGCTGCTTCTCAAGTAGCTAAAAATCAAAAAGAAAAGCCTTTAGAAATCCATATTGATAGCAAAAAAAAGACGCCTCTAAAAGGTTTATTATTAACTCTTTAATTTCATCATAACTGGATTTGTGCTATTCTTCCCGCAGTTTTTGGTGAAAATTAAACAATAGAGCGTCACAATGACTTCTGCCGCAACATCTGGTTCGTCCGCAAACACAGCAACAGTTTTATCTAAAGAGTTATCTTTTACGGAGAAATCCCTTTCCTTTACCAACAGGGATATAACGAAGATCGCGTTGATAATTGTTGGGCTTGTTTCGGCTGTTAAACTATTTGTGATGGCCGCTTGTTATTTTGTTTTTGGCTCTTCCATTATAGGCTCAGTCATCTTTACCGTTGGAGCTGCCTTGCTCCTGCTTTCTTTATTGGCTATTGATGCTAGAAGAAAAACCTTCCCTCCAGGAGCACTGCCATCTGAGTTGTACCCCACACATACTAGGGATCTCCCCCTTCACTTTGCTGCCAAGCTTTGGCATTTGCCAGAAGTCACAGACTTCTCTTCAGATTACACTAGCCAAATACTACAGCCTTACACAGTTTCTGCCCCAGGAATTTCTGGAGATTTAAGTTATGACGGCAGTGCTTTATTAGTAAGACTCTTGGGTATTGGTAGAGACGATTGGAGACATCACACTATATTCTTCCGTGATTGCCGATTAATTAAAAGAGAAATCCCCAATCTGGCAAGACACATAGACGGATTAGTTCTAACGAGAAAAAGAAATGTCATAGCTTTAGATGAGCAACCTGTTTTCATTACGGAAAGCCTTTCAGAGCAACTGTTGTCTCAAGCACTGGCGTCCACACAACAATTATCCCAGGAAGAAGTAGCTACTATTGATATTCCACAGGAGCACGTTAATCAATTAGGGAAACTTATTCTTATTGTAAATAATGAATTTAATGAAAAAACAAGTCCCAAATTATTTAAAAAATTAGTTCAGACTTACACAGCCGTATTCTCCATCGCCATTCAGAACGATTTAAGGTCTATTCAACTGCCATTGTTAGGTATAAGTGATTCTGACAAGAGCGATTTTGAGCGAGAAAACCTTTGTTTACTAGCTCTACTACACGCAATACAGCTCAATCTACTAGTACAACCAGAACTAGCCCACTTTAGGGTTAATCATTTGCCTAAAAGAATTTTAGAAAGAGATCCTAAACTCTATGCCAGGATTTGCGAATATCTTCGAGATCCTCAAAAACCTCTTCCAGATAGGAGCTTCTTTAAGGAGACTCCTATTTTAGAGCACGTTCCGGCTGATAGAACTGTCCAGTATTACTCTAGTAAGTCTGAAGTGGGCTTGCTACTTACACAAGCTACCGAGAATTTTCTCGAAAGGCAAAAAGCTCGACAAGCAGAAAAGCTTCGGGAAGCTGCTGCTAAAGAAATCAAAGACGCAGGGGATAGACCTACACCTGCTCCAATATCCCAGGAGACTGTTTCTGCGGTCTCAGCTTTACTAAGCTCTTCGACAGCTAGACAGATCTCTTCTAGAGTTAAAAAGAAACCCGACTCTAGGCCAATGTCAACTCCTACACCTGTAGCTCCAGCCCCCACTCCTGTGGCCCACACACCTGTAACTACCCCTGAAGCAACTCCTACACCTGTAGCTCCAGCCCCCACTCCTGTGGCCCACACACCTATAACTACCCCTGAAGCAACTCCTATACCTGTAGCTCCAGCCCCCACTCCTGTGGCCCACACACCTATAACTACCCCTGAAGCAACTCCTATACCTGTAGCTCCAGCCCCCACTCCTGTGGCCCACACACCTATAACTACCCCTGAAGCAACTCCTATACCTGTAGCTCCAGCCCCCACTCCTGTGGCCCACACACCTATAACTACCCCTGAAGCAACTCCTATACCTGTAGCTCCAGCCCCCACTCCTGTGGCCCACACACCTATAACTACCCCTGAAGCAACTCCTATACCTGTAGCTCCAGCCCCCACTCCTGTGGCCCACACACCTATAACTACCCCTGAAGCAACTCCTACACCTGTAGCTCCAGCCCTCACTCCTGTGGCCCACACACCTATAACTACCCCTGAAGCAACTCCTACACCTGTAGCTCCAGCCCCCACTCCTGTGGCCCACACACCTATAACTACCCCTGAAGCAACTCCTACTCTTGAAGGGCCCCTGGAATTATCTTTGCAAAATCTTCTTGAACAGCTCAGTTCTTTGCTCTCACTTTCTGGAAAAGGAGCTTGTTGTAAAAAATTCTTGTCAACGAAATCTAAAAAAGAATCCTTTAGCATTGTCAGCAAATGCTCCTCTTTAACTCAGAATATGTTTAATACAAATACTCCGAAGGATTTATTTGCAGAACTTTTTGAAAGAGAGAACCCCATAACGCTAACTCCGGATTCTAGATTAATGATAGTAAACGAGTTAGTCGAAAGGTTCTTTGGATCTTTGACATGCACAGAACTTTCAGAATATCTACTAGAGATTTTAAAGAACGATTCTTTCCTTTCTGAGTTTGGCAAGAAGAATCGTACATCTTTGCAAAAAGTATACGCAGAGGCCTTACAAAACTCTCAATTGTCTTCGCCTTCAGAAAACATATCCCCTTCAATGTTTGATTTGCATAAAAAAGGAGTCGTTAAAATGGGTAAAGCGATAAGCAAAGCTTCACACAAGGCTGTTAAAGTTGTTAGGGGACTAGGATCATCAGACAAGTCTCGACCGCATCATGCCGAACAAGACAAATCCAAAGATGATCCTAAATCTGATCCAGAGTGGCAATAACAAATTTTTAATTTCTACATAAACAAAGGTATACTTTCGGTATCATTATGACAACACAAATACCTATAGTCTTCTCCCGCCCCCTAGAGAGCGCGAATGTTAGACTTTCCAATCTATTGGATAATAACAAACGCGTTGCTACGAGCATATCGGATATCACAAAAATAGTTCTAATTACTATAGGATTGATTTCTTCGTTAGAACTCATTTGCGCTGCCATCTACTTACTCTCAATTGCCATCATGCCTGTGGCGCTCTTTGTTCTGGGCGTGGGGTTGGCAATTCTTTTAGTCTCTTTGGCAGGAATTGATTCGTACAAAAAAGATTTCCCATCTACGCTAGAAGATCTTACATCTATTCCTCTCAACACCTCGTGGTTAACAAAGCAGTATATGCCATCTTCTTGGCAAATTCCTTTCCTAGAAAGTGAACCTGAAGGAGAGCTAAACAAGATTTTGACAGAGAAATATGCAGTTTTCAATGTCGAAGGGGAAGATGAGTTTGACCAATATTCTGAGATATCTCATAAAACTCTCCCTTTTACAATCCTCTTACGAGAAACGCCTCGATCTATAAGAAATAGAGTCGCAGACGATTCTTCCGCAACGGTATTGGTTTCTAACACGCAAAAACCTGATTATGGGCATGGCAAACAAGGCTTCTACCTTCGCGGGCTTCCAATAGGATTCAAAGATAAAATCTTGAGAGAGATGATAAACAGACCCATTCCTTCTGATGATATATTTGCCTGGGAAACCCCCAAAGGCACGCAAGGCTCTGGAAGATACATCTTTGCTCTGGACTTATCTTCAAAGTTGACCCAGTTACCCTTTCAGGGTAGCCTTATCTCTTCTTCCTTTACGGAACAATTTTTTGCAGATTTGGTTCAGTTAAATTCGAAATTGATCGTCTTTGCTAATATGAACCAAATTTCAAATCTGCATTTGCAAGAGCTATTGGGCATCAATCTTTGTCCTAAAACTCATCCTGAGAGATCCGAATGGAGGAACTTGTGTTTCTTGGCCTTACTGTATGCTGTAGAACTGGAGCGAGTCAGAGGAAACTTCGTAAAAACTATCAGTATAGACACTGTTGGTGACTGGAGGAACTAAAAACCTCCAGTCTTTCAAGACTTTTTTCAATATTTTCCTTCGCTTATAAGTAAAGTTATGGAAATCAAAATTCTGCTAGCTCTTTAATCCCAGCAAGAATCCGATCCTTTTGAGGAAGGACTTCACTTTCGAGGACCTTACAGTAAGGGACGGGAGTATTGAGACCGCATAATCTGCGTATGGGAGCATCAAGGTGCATACCAGCTTCTTCTGCGACAACAGCCACAATCTCACTTCCAAAACCGCAGATTTCTGGTGCTTCATGGATGACTAAAAGCTTCCCGGTACTCTTCACGGACTCTATAACCATAGCAGAATCCCAGGGGATTAGGGTTCTCAAATCAATAAGAGTAATGGATATCCCCAGGGCATCCAACTCAGATAGTAGATCTACACACAACACCAAAGGCATTCCCCAAGAAACTACCGTAAGATCTCTTCCGTCTCGGACTTTCGCTGCCTTACCGAAAGGAAGAATATAGTTACTGGAGTATACTGCTCTTGAGCTAAAGATTCTTCTTTGGTACAGGGCCTTATGCTCCATAAAAACAACAGGATTTCTGTCTCTAATCGACGCTTTCATGAGGGCTTTGGCATCTGCTGCATTGCTTGGGTAAGCCACTTTTATTCCGGGACAATGAGCCAAAAACCCTTCTATACTTTGAGAATGGTAAGGCCCCCCCTGAATATACCCTCCGCAAGGAGTCCTTATAACAATGGGGCACTCCCACTCTCCTGCAGAACGATAATGTATACTTGAAGCCTCACCAAATAGCTGATTAATTCCGGGCCAAATGTAGTCTGCGAACTGTATTTCTGCTACAGGCTTATGAATCTCATCAAAGGACATTCCTACAGCTGTGCCGATAATGGTAGCCTCAGCCAATGGAGTATTGAAGCAACGATTTTCTCCAAAAGCATCTGTTAGCCCTCTGGTAACTCCGAAGACTCCTCCTTTATCACCTGCTACATCCTCCCCAAAAACAACGACACCAGCATCCCTTTGCATTTCTTCCAAGATACCCTCTCGAATCGCATCTCGCATAGTTTTAGGTTCATTTTCCGAAAAACTCGATTCATGAATATTTTCATAATCAATGAGAACGTCAGTAGGAGGAGCATATACATGAAGAGAGGCTGTTCCCCTACCTGGGAACGGTGTCAATAAAGCTTCTGAAGCTGCCGCTTCCACTTCCTTGCTCACTTTAGCCTTCAAATCTAAAAGCTCTTCTCTTGAAGCTTCTCTCCTTAAAAGAATCTCCCTTTCTAAAACGGTAATAGGATCTTTAGATTCTTGTAAAAGAGACAACTCACTTGCTGTGCGATATTTTTCATGATTATCAGAATTGCTATGAGCCTGTAATCTAGCAACCTCTGCAATAACAAGCGCAGGCCTACTTTGGATCCTGGCCTCTTCTACAGCCTGAGCAAAAACTCTATCTAAATCACAATAGGAAGTCCCTGACACTTCATAAACGGATATACCTTTGTAACATTGTCCTAAAGCAGCTAAATCTGCTCCGCATTGTTTATCGAAAGGAACAGAGATGGCCCAGCGATTGTTTTGTATTACAGTAACAACAGGCAAGTAATGTAGGGAGACGTAATTCAACATCTCATGGAACTCGCCTTGTGACGTGGCTCCTTCCCCAGCAGATACGTAGACAACCTCTTGAGCTCCAGAATTCTTTACGGCCCACCCTCTACCTGCTGCGTGCAAAAATTGCGTACCTACAATACTAGACTGACAACAAATACGCATCTTTTTGTGCGAATAGTGATATGGCATCATACGACCAGAAGAATGATCTGGAATATCTCTGGCCAGAAAAGAAGCAAAAATTTCTTGTAAGGAACAACCTAAAGCCAAAGGGAGTGCTTGGTCTCTGTAGTAAGGGAAGAACCAATCTTTTCCTGGCTCTAAATACTTGGCTGCTAGGATCCCGACCAATTCGTGGCCGGCGCAGGACAACTGAAAACTTCCTCCCGAATCACTTTGTCGAGAGAGCTTGAACATTTTTTCTTCCGCGAGACGTACGCGATACAAAACCTCGATTGCCTCAACTAAGGAAGACTGAACTCCCCCTTTTACAAGCATCCTACCCCCTTAGCAATCTATTAACCGTTATACAGCAAAATCAGAGAAGAAACTCTTAATTTTGTCTAAAAAACCACGTTTCTTGGGAAAATTTTCAGCTTTTTCTGTAGAAGAAAATTTCCTTAATAGATCTTTCTGCTCTTCCGAGAGCCTTTGCGGAGTCTCGACCCAAACTCTGACAAGTAAATCTCCCTTGCCTCTCCCATGAACGTTTGGAAAGCCATGCCCGCGCACTTTCAGCACTGTACCACTCTGGATACCCTCAGGTATGGTTAATAAGCAAGTACCTTCTTTGAGTAAGGTAGGGATTTCCTTCTTCATTCCTAACGCCGCATCAACAAAACCTATAGGAAGGTCCAAGATTAGATTATCGCCTTGTCTTTCAAAAACGGGATGCGAGGCTACATCGATACACACATAGAGGTCCCCTGAAGGCCCTCTATTTTTTCCTGCATCACCGTAGCCATCCATCTTCAGACGCATTCCCGAATCAACCCCAGCAGGAATATGCACAGAAATCTGACGCTTATCTTTAACTCGTCCCTGTCCTTTACAGTTCTTACAAGGATCTACAATAACCTTTCCTTCTCCTCCGCATTCAGGACAGGTAGAGGCCATAGAGAAAAACCCTCGCGTTTGGACAACTTGACCGGAGCCCCTACATTTTCCACAAGTTTTGACTCCGTCTTTGGTCGAAGCTCCGGAGCCGTCGCAGCTAGCACACGCCTGGTAACCAGAAATCACCAACTCTTTATCCACTCCGCGCGCAGCTTCCTCAAAACTCAGTTTAATATGAACCTTCTTACTAGCCCCTCTAGAAGCGCTAGCGGCATCCCCGCCAAAACTATCTCCGCCAAGACCCCCAAAAAGATTGTCAAAGATAGAGCCTCCGCCTCCCAAATCACCGAACGCGCCCATAAAGGTCCTGAGAGCGTCCTCCATATTACCGAAGCCTCCCCCAGAAAAACCTCCAGCTCCAGCAAAGGGCCCATCCTTCCCGTAACGATCGTAAGACTCTCTTTTTTTAGGGTCACTCAGAACTTCATAGGCCTCAGAAACTTCCTTGAAACGCCTCTCAGCCTCAGCATCCCCGGGATTTTTGTCTGGATGATATTTGACCGCAAGCTTCCTGTATGCCTTTTTTATTTCTTCTGCAGAAGCACCTCTCTCTACACCCAACACAGAGTAATAGTCCATACACTCCTAAACCAAGTTTCACATCAAAATTACCGGCTACGATATTTTGCTGCAGCTTTAGATTTCGCTCTTTTCTTCACAGACGGCTTATCATAAAAACGATGCCCTTTGGACGCTTTCATGATTCCCTCTTTATCAACTTTCTTCTTCAAAACTCGAAGAGCCTTGTCTATTGGCTCACCAATTCTCACTTTAACACTTGGCATCGACAACCTTACAATAGATTCAAAAAACAAATCCCTCCGCTCCAGAGAAAAACATTTCTGTAGAGAGCGGTTCGCGGCAAATTGTAACACCATCATCATTACCCTTCAAGAGTTAGTTCACTCTAAATCTCCCTCAAAACGGAGAAGGTCCTGAATAATCTAATTCCAAAGAATTTTCCGCAGCACCTCTTTCCCATTGAGACTTTAGCAGAGACAGCACTCTGGAAAAATTTGGCACAACGACATCCACCGTTATATCATCAGGAATATTTTCAAAAAAACCCTTGTTAGGACATAAAATCTTTCGAGAACCATACCCTTTACAGAAATCAAAAATTTCCTTCACTCCAACCACCTTCGGCTCTACTAGAGTCCTAACCTCTCCGTCTACTAGCTCTCGAAGACAAATAAAACCCTCCCTCTTACTTACAGCAATACAGACAGTAAAAACTCCATTCTCCCGAGGAACAAAAGCTTCTGTGGTCGACCATCCCAAAATTGGAATTCGCAAACTATGAGCTATCCCTAACCCATAGGCCACACCCTGACGCAGAGAGGAAAATCTACCAGGACCTTTGCATACCCCTATCATCTCTGGTGGATAATCTAACCCTCTAACAAAATCACCGAGAGAATCTAAACCCTCCTTATCCGGCAACTCTTTGAGAAACGAAATATCATAAAAATCCGCAGAATAAGCAAAAAAAGGCCTTCCCACGGAAGTATCTAAAAGCAAAACTCGCATACCAACAGATATTTTTAACGCAGTGAACTAGAGAATGATAAAGCAAACTTTGTTTAAGAACAACTCCGTGTCAAAACTACCTATGAATCACTTTTCTTCTCAAAAAAGAAATACTATCTGGCATCGGAAAAACATCATCTTCTAAACCATCAATAACTCTTTGGGTATAAGCAAACTTGTGCGTAGTGAATTTTTTACTATTCAATCCCCTAATGGATCTTCTTAAGACTTTTTTCTACACCTCCTTTCTCTCATAAAAAAAAACCAGATGTGCTAACCTTTGCACTTTAGAAGCAATTAATTCGTGTAGGTAACAGTGGATTCTGAGGATTCAAAAGATAGTCAAGAATTTCCAGAGACTAACCCTTCTGATATTGAGAAAATTTTGGATGATAGCGAAGAAATGGAAGAGAAATCTGCAAGGAAGCATCTCCCATCAGAGCTTTTCATCCTTCCTCTCAATAAACGCCCATTTTTCCCCGGAATGGCTGCTCCAGTCCTTATTGAATCCGGCCCTTATTATGAAGTGCTTAAGATGTTAGCTAAGTCCTCCCAAAAGTATGTGGGCCTTGCTTTGACGAAAAAGGAAAATGCCGACATTTTGAAAGTAAATTTCAATAAGCTATACCGTGTAGGTGTATTGGCTCGGATTTTGCGCATCATGCCGATAGAGGGCGGTAGCGCTCAGGTTCTTCTGAGCATTGAGGAGCGCATACGCATAGAAGAACCCATCAAAGACAAGCACCTTAAAGCAAAAGTTTCTTACCATCCCGATAACAAAGAATTAACGGAAGAGCTCAAAGCCTACTCTGTTAATATTGTCTCGGTTATTAAGGAATTACTTAAGCTTAACCCTCTCTTTAAAGAGGAGTTGCAAATCTTTTTGGGTCATTCCGACTTCACAGAGCCCAGTAAGCTAGCGGATTTCTCGGTAGCTCTAACAACGGCTACCAGGGAAGAACTTCAAGAAATTTTAGAAACTGTCGATATGCATGACAGAATCGATAAGGCCCTCGTTCTCTTAAAAAAGGAACTAGATCTCAGCAGGTTGCAAAGAAGTATTAATCAAAAAATTGAAGCCACGATTACCAAAACTCAAAAAGAATTCTTTTTAAAAGAGCAGTTGAAAACAATAAAAAAAGAACTCGGCCTTGAAAAAGAAGATAAAGCTGTAGACATAGACCGATTCACTGCTAGGCTGAAAAAACGATCTGTTCCTGAGTACGCCATGGACGTTATTCAGGAAGAAATTGAAAAACTCCAAACTCTGGATACTTCTTCGGCCGAATACGCTGTTTGTCGCAATTATTTAGATTGGTTGACGATCATTCCCTGGGGAGTTCAGAGCAAAGAGTATCATGATCTAAAAAAAGCTGAAAAAATCTTAAACAAAGATCATTACGGACTGGAAGACATTAAACAACGTATTCTAGAGCTTATCAGCGTAGGAAAGCTTTCTGATGGGTTAAAGGGCAGCATTATTTGTCTTGTAGGTCCTCCTGGAGTAGGAAAAACTAGTATAGGCAAGAGCATTGCCAAAGTTTTGCATAGAAAGTTCTTTCGTTTCTCCGTAGGCGGTATGCGTGATGAAGCTGAAATTAAGGGTCACCGCAGGACATATATTGGATCTATGCCGGGGAAAATGGTTCAGGCTTTAAAACAAAGTCAAACCATGAATCCAGTCATTATGATTGATGAGGTTGATAAAATCGGTTCTAGCTACCATGGAGATCCTGCTTCTGCCCTTTTGGAAGTTTTAGATCCTGAGCAAAACAAAGATTTTTTGGATCACTACTTGGATGTCCGTGTAGATCTATCCAACGTTTTGTTCATTCTTACAGCAAATGTTTTGGACTCTATTCCCGAGCCTCTTCTGGACAGAATGGAAATCCTTCGTTTGTCTGGATATATACTAGAAGAAAAATTACAGATTGCAACTAAGTACTTGATTCCCAAAGCTAGAAAGGAAATGGGGTTAAAGGCGGATGATGTCGTTTTTCAGCCAGAAGCTATAAAGCAAATGATTAACAGCTACGCTAGAGAGTCTGGTGTACGAACACTAGATGGGAATATTAAGAAGATCTTAAGGAAGGTGGCTTTTAAGATTGTCCAAGACGAAGAGAAGCCCAAACCAAGGAGAAAACAGCAAAGAATTACTGTGGAAAATCTCTCCGATTACTTAGGAAAGCCTATTTTTTCTAGCGACAGGTTCTATGAACATCCTCCAGTGGGAGTGGCAACTGGGCTGGCATGGACTTCTTTAGGTGGCGCCACTCTGTATATTGAGAGTGTTCATGTTCCCGCAGACAAGACTGAGATGCAACTTACAGGTCAGGCCGGGGATGTTATGAAAGAATCTTCTCGTAT
This sequence is a window from Chlamydiifrater volucris. Protein-coding genes within it:
- the rpsU gene encoding 30S ribosomal protein S21; protein product: MPSVKVRIGEPIDKALRVLKKKVDKEGIMKASKGHRFYDKPSVKKRAKSKAAAKYRSR
- a CDS encoding ComEC/Rec2 family competence protein, which codes for MLETRSHLRIFLINKIQSRVKSTSSSQFLQTLLLGSPPEKLLRERFSSLGISHILVVSGFHFFVLQRVLYSTTCLLPPKFRPWTVLSALTLFCWILPYSPSTLRAWIGTTLAICSLLARGHCSSFNRLGVSLIICATLFPNNSMSFILTFLSTASIMLFSPKIAFSLKNILHKLLIKTHESTTNYSLLIRTLNYLVNSFSLTIASQILLLPIMANYFGKITLSGILYSFFISPLIYPLFCLSLLALCTNIPLICRLTDGFATCVLDQIILKDFFVFKEFSLPHLSTLVILCYILVVFALGIFLRTRSWKD
- the dnaJ gene encoding molecular chaperone DnaJ translates to MDYYSVLGVERGASAEEIKKAYRKLAVKYHPDKNPGDAEAERRFKEVSEAYEVLSDPKKRESYDRYGKDGPFAGAGGFSGGGFGNMEDALRTFMGAFGDLGGGGSIFDNLFGGLGGDSFGGDAASASRGASKKVHIKLSFEEAARGVDKELVISGYQACASCDGSGASTKDGVKTCGKCRGSGQVVQTRGFFSMASTCPECGGEGKVIVDPCKNCKGQGRVKDKRQISVHIPAGVDSGMRLKMDGYGDAGKNRGPSGDLYVCIDVASHPVFERQGDNLILDLPIGFVDAALGMKKEIPTLLKEGTCLLTIPEGIQSGTVLKVRGHGFPNVHGRGKGDLLVRVWVETPQRLSEEQKDLLRKFSSTEKAENFPKKRGFLDKIKSFFSDFAV
- a CDS encoding alpha-ketoacid dehydrogenase subunit alpha/beta, giving the protein MLVKGGVQSSLVEAIEVLYRVRLAEEKMFKLSRQSDSGGSFQLSCAGHELVGILAAKYLEPGKDWFFPYYRDQALPLALGCSLQEIFASFLARDIPDHSSGRMMPYHYSHKKMRICCQSSIVGTQFLHAAGRGWAVKNSGAQEVVYVSAGEGATSQGEFHEMLNYVSLHYLPVVTVIQNNRWAISVPFDKQCGADLAALGQCYKGISVYEVSGTSYCDLDRVFAQAVEEARIQSRPALVIAEVARLQAHSNSDNHEKYRTASELSLLQESKDPITVLEREILLRREASREELLDLKAKVSKEVEAAASEALLTPFPGRGTASLHVYAPPTDVLIDYENIHESSFSENEPKTMRDAIREGILEEMQRDAGVVVFGEDVAGDKGGVFGVTRGLTDAFGENRCFNTPLAEATIIGTAVGMSFDEIHKPVAEIQFADYIWPGINQLFGEASSIHYRSAGEWECPIVIRTPCGGYIQGGPYHSQSIEGFLAHCPGIKVAYPSNAADAKALMKASIRDRNPVVFMEHKALYQRRIFSSRAVYSSNYILPFGKAAKVRDGRDLTVVSWGMPLVLCVDLLSELDALGISITLIDLRTLIPWDSAMVIESVKSTGKLLVIHEAPEICGFGSEIVAVVAEEAGMHLDAPIRRLCGLNTPVPYCKVLESEVLPQKDRILAGIKELAEF
- the lon gene encoding endopeptidase La; translation: MDSEDSKDSQEFPETNPSDIEKILDDSEEMEEKSARKHLPSELFILPLNKRPFFPGMAAPVLIESGPYYEVLKMLAKSSQKYVGLALTKKENADILKVNFNKLYRVGVLARILRIMPIEGGSAQVLLSIEERIRIEEPIKDKHLKAKVSYHPDNKELTEELKAYSVNIVSVIKELLKLNPLFKEELQIFLGHSDFTEPSKLADFSVALTTATREELQEILETVDMHDRIDKALVLLKKELDLSRLQRSINQKIEATITKTQKEFFLKEQLKTIKKELGLEKEDKAVDIDRFTARLKKRSVPEYAMDVIQEEIEKLQTLDTSSAEYAVCRNYLDWLTIIPWGVQSKEYHDLKKAEKILNKDHYGLEDIKQRILELISVGKLSDGLKGSIICLVGPPGVGKTSIGKSIAKVLHRKFFRFSVGGMRDEAEIKGHRRTYIGSMPGKMVQALKQSQTMNPVIMIDEVDKIGSSYHGDPASALLEVLDPEQNKDFLDHYLDVRVDLSNVLFILTANVLDSIPEPLLDRMEILRLSGYILEEKLQIATKYLIPKARKEMGLKADDVVFQPEAIKQMINSYARESGVRTLDGNIKKILRKVAFKIVQDEEKPKPRRKQQRITVENLSDYLGKPIFSSDRFYEHPPVGVATGLAWTSLGGATLYIESVHVPADKTEMQLTGQAGDVMKESSRIAWTYLNSALDKYAPGFTFFNKSQVHIHIPEGATPKDGPSAGVTMVTSLLSLLLETPVLKNLGMTGELTLTGRVLGVGGIREKLIAARRSQLTTLIFPEDNRRDYDELPGYLKKGLKIHFVSHYDDVFKIAFPKKKK